From the genome of Oncorhynchus kisutch isolate 150728-3 unplaced genomic scaffold, Okis_V2 Okis09a-Okis19a_hom, whole genome shotgun sequence, one region includes:
- the LOC116360516 gene encoding fish-egg lectin-like, with protein sequence MNIINLVGLADNRMLTKLTLDSGDKVCVQPNCNQTYTVDLQRHHESHCSHPIDPLSPSRQSCLGLSACSGYQESDADRCRTGANGCYEHKSNPLLPGSLKQVDAGGNQFIVGVYMKDTSFCLTSSATVGYKGPSSPLPWTGLPGSVKYSSCGPFGCWAVNKNDDIFLMSLNQDCQNNGWSHIDGNLSMIEVATDGSVFGVTSAGSVYTRDGITASKPEGTGWSHIPMCMIMKHVTYDLGRLWVVSKSGFAMVCPH encoded by the exons gGGACAAAGTATGTGTTCAACCAAACTGCAACCAGACTTATACCGTAGATCTACAGAGACATCATGAGAGCCACTGCAGCCATCCTATTGATCCTCTGTCTCCTAGCCGCCAGTCATG CCTGGGACTGTCAGCCTGTAGTggatatcaagaatctgatgCAGATCGATGCAGGACTGGGGCAAATGGTTGCTACGAACACAAGTCAAACCCCCTACTACCTG GCAGTCTGAAGCAAGTGGATGCTGGGGGCAACCAGTTTATTGTGGGGGTCTACATGAAAGATACTTCATTCTGTCTGACAAGTAGTGCCACAGTTGGCTACAAGGGTCCAAGCTCACCCCTTCCATGGACAGGATTGCCAGGAAGTGTGAAGTATTCTAGTTGCGGACCTTTTGGGTGCTGGGCAGTCAACAAGAATGATGATATCTTCTTAATGAGT CTGAATCAAGACTGTCAAAACAACGGGTGGAGTCACATTGATGGCAATCTTTCCATGATTGAAGTGGCAACTGATGGTAGTGTCTTTGGGGTCACCTCTGCGGGTAGTGTTTATACCAG AGACGGCATCACAGCCAGTAAACCAGAGGGCACTGGATGGAGCCATATCCCAATGTGCATGATAATGAAGCATGTGACCTACGACCTGGGCCGTCTTTGGGTCGTCTCCAAGTCCGGCTTCGCCATGGTGTGCCCACATTAG